The window TTtgtaccttttgagccgggtgattTTCCACGTAAAAGCTGATGTGTTTACTTTACTGTTTGCCTTACTTCAAGTTTAAGGAACACGGTAAAGAACCAAATTCTATAGTGAATCATACGGGCACTCAAACTAACAATTGATATCAGAGCGGGTTCTCTCACACATATGGTTAACACCTAGAGAGATCCTAGAAGCAAGATGAGTGCTCCACCCGGAATTAATGAAGGACAATCAACTGCCAGACCACCCCTGTTCAATGAAAAATATTACAGTTGGTGGAAAGCAAGAATGGAATACTTCCTGACAGCTAAAGATTATGAACTATGGACCATAGTGAATCAAGGTCCATTAACTCCCActaaacaaaatacacaaaatgaaACAGTTCCTAAGGACCCCTCTGAATTTGTGGCAGTAGATTTcagaatgatggagaagaatgtaaAGGCTAAGAAAATCGTTATCTGTGGACATGGTCCTGATGTGTACAATAGAATTTTTGCGTGCTTTAATACAAACCAGATATGGGATGCACTCCAAACTGCTCATGAAGGAACAAACCAAGTAAAAAGATCAAGAACAGAGCTACTTATGAGAAACTATGAGCTCTTCTCCATGAAGGAGTCTGAGCCCATCCAGGATATGATGACTAGGTTTACTATAATAACCAATGACATCATTTGGAAAGGTGTTTACCTCATAAGAGTTGGTCAGCAAAGTTCTAAGGATCCTTCCAGCTTCATGGGAATCAAAAGTCACAGCAATCCAGGAAGCCAAGGAGTTGGACAAAATctcacttgatgagttggttgaAAACTTAAACACTCAAGAAATGAGAAAGATAGAATTGCGCAAGGAAGAACCAAATTCTTAAAGCG is drawn from Nicotiana tomentosiformis chromosome 12, ASM39032v3, whole genome shotgun sequence and contains these coding sequences:
- the LOC138902939 gene encoding uncharacterized protein, which produces MSAPPGINEGQSTARPPLFNEKYYSWWKARMEYFLTAKDYELWTIVNQGPLTPTKQNTQNETVPKDPSEFVAVDFRMMEKNVKAKKIVICGHGPDVYNRIFACFNTNQIWDALQTAHEGTNQVKRSRTELLMRNYELFSMKESEPIQDMMTRFTIITNDIIWKGVYLIRVGQQSSKDPSSFMGIKSHSNPGSQGVGQNLT